One Thermococcus sp. genomic window carries:
- a CDS encoding Zn-ribbon domain-containing OB-fold protein: MGKPMQVARHWRHFREKYALIGGKCENGHVFFPKRPVCPVCGSRNIEDYQFSGRGKVLSWTIVRNPPSGFEYYKPYPLALVQLEEGPVVLAQLTDVEPDEIDFGMEVEMVTRKVREFDEDGIILYAYKFRPVLK; the protein is encoded by the coding sequence ATGGGGAAGCCGATGCAAGTTGCCAGGCACTGGAGGCACTTCCGTGAGAAGTACGCCCTGATCGGGGGCAAATGCGAGAACGGTCATGTTTTCTTCCCGAAGAGGCCCGTCTGCCCTGTTTGCGGAAGCAGGAACATCGAGGACTACCAGTTCAGCGGAAGGGGGAAGGTTTTAAGCTGGACGATAGTGAGGAACCCGCCGAGCGGGTTCGAGTACTACAAGCCCTACCCCCTTGCTTTGGTTCAGCTTGAGGAGGGGCCGGTCGTCTTAGCACAGCTCACCGACGTCGAGCCTGACGAGATAGACTTCGGAATGGAAGTCGAGATGGTAACCAGAAAGGTCAGGGAGTTCGACGAGGACGGAATAATCCTCTACGCCTACAAGTTCAGGCCGGTTTTGAAGTGA